One region of Oncorhynchus keta strain PuntledgeMale-10-30-2019 unplaced genomic scaffold, Oket_V2 Un_contig_3968_pilon_pilon, whole genome shotgun sequence genomic DNA includes:
- the LOC127924346 gene encoding gastrula zinc finger protein XlCGF57.1-like produces the protein MEQGAYQCSQCHRKFNWASAMVRHLKVHTEGTEVKTQELTKSLKSEKEDIGIKEIVGEVAIEPPETDPVLEDGGKSCHNPQEGAGQSTSSEPAVLVPGLLDKVVTLVKVRTSGRKTKPTLKVQMVNLQKLKGKVATPKRRTDGSLMNPQGFTPLHFKSEEHSYGSPVVSTKEGDTGFHFYSVGPSGWCPFVNSDEASVQQHIETNHSGEEQEDALSAPHQTGQAGHYDCPDCNSSYKFQSLLKYHRRVHTGERPYVCPQCGRRFSFKQSLERHGQTHKDGRKHDCLICGQNFKSLSAYTEHKKNHMENGVYRCSECDRRFSWKSALVRHLRTHTENATEAELSYKCPRCDLGFSSSTYLNRHLLTHQEERLHVCSCGKNFAYKAALTAHQRTHLKERPHQCKQCGKGFLYKGGLVSHMKIHSEEMPFMCSFCGKSFKRERNMKKHERCHTRENVFSCSQCDKTFVYKATLTRHELTHSGERPFLCSDCGKGFFSHAELLKHERFHTGHKPFQCSHCGKQFTQSCYLTIHLRYHTGVRPYSCTHCDKSFLSANRLKRHLRTHTGEKPYLCSECGKGFKQSYHLKMHQQTHATKIY, from the exons ATGGAGCAAGGCGCTTACCAGTGCTCACAGTGCCACAGGAAGTTCAACTGGGCGTCGGCCATGGTGAGACACCTGAAGGTTCACACAGAGGGCACTGAGGTCAAAACGCAGGAACTTACAAAAAGCCTGAAGTCTGAGAAAGAGGATATAGGGATTAAAGAGATTGTAGGAGAGGTGGCTATTGAACCCCCTGAAACAGACCCGGTGTTGGAGGATGGAGGGAAATCCTGTCACAATCCACAGGaaggagctggtcagtccactTCATCTGAGCCTGCAGTGTTGGTGCCTGGACTTCTGGACAAGGTTGTAACACTTGTCAAGGTCCGTACCAGTGGTAGGAAAACGAAACCGACCTTGAAGGTGCAGATGGTGAACCTGCAGAAGCTCAAGGGAAAGGTTGCCACCCCAAAGAGGAGGACAGATGGAAGCTTGATGAACCCCCAGGGTTTCACACCATTGCATTTTAAGAG TGAGGAACACTCCTATGGCTCACCAGTGGTCTCAACAAAGGAAGGAGATACAG gttttcacTTCTACTCTGTTGGTCCTTCAGGGTGGTGTCCATTCGTCAACTCAGACGAGGCGTCCGTCCAGCAGCACATTGAGACGAACCACTCGGGGGAAGAGCAGGAAGATGCTCTGTCTGCTCCGCACCAAACAGGCCAAGCGGGACACTATGATTGCCCAGACTGTAACAGCAGCTACAAGTTTCAGTCCTTACTGAAATACCATCGGCGCGTCCACACCGGCGAGCGCCCATACGTGTGCCCTCAGTGCGGACGCCGCTTCTCCTTCAAGCAGTCACTGGAGAGGCACGGACAGACACACAAGGATGGGCGCAAGCATGACTGTCTGATCTGTGGGCAGAACTTCAAGTCCTTGTCAGCGTACACAGAGCACAAGAAGAACCACATGGAGAACGGTGTGTATCGGTGTTCGGAATGCGACCGTCGGTTCTCCTGGAAGTCTGCGCTGGTCAGACACCTCCGGACTCACACGGAGAACGCCACCGAGGCTGAGCTCTCTTACAAATGCCCACGGTGTGACTTGGGATTCAGCAGTAGTACGTACCTTAACAGGCACCTGCTCACACACCAAGAGGAGAGGTTGCATGTCTGCAGCTGTGGCAAGAACTTTGCCTACAAGGCTGCTCTGACCGCACACCAGCGCACCCACCTGAAAGAGAGGCCACACCAGTGCAAGCAGTGTGGAAAGGGTTTCCTCTACAAGGGAGGGCTGGTAAGTCACATGAAGATCCACTCCGAAGAAATGCCTTTCATGTGCTCATTCTGTGGGAAGAGCTTCAAGAGGGAGAGGAACATGAAGAAACACGAACGCTGCCACACCAGGGAGAACGTGTTCAGCTGCTCGCAGTGCGACAAGACCTTTGTGTACAAGGCCACACTGACCAGGCACGAGCTAACCCACTCGGGGGAGAGACCGTTCCTGTGCTCCGATTGTGGCAAAGGGTTTTTCTCCCATGCGGAGCTTCTAAAGCATGAGCGCTTCCACACGGGCCACAAGCCGTTCCAGTGCTCCCACTGCGGGAAGCAGTTCACCCAGTCCTGCTACCTGACCATTCACCTGCGCTACCACACAGGGGTACGGCCTTACTCCTGCACCCATTGTGACAAGAGCTTTCTCAGCGCCAACCGTCTAAAGAGACACCTGAGAacccacacaggagagaaaccctaCCTGTGTTCAGAGTGTGGCAAAGGATTCAAACAGTCATATCACCTCAAGATGCACCAGCAGACTCATGCCACCAAGATTTACTGA
- the LOC127906022 gene encoding zinc finger protein 286A-like isoform X2, which translates to MQHILELCRSEHPVEPQVILTQLYMIQPLTHFSNDVSDTEVESSETHFLELVQTLLKDPDEREHFFTEIFPVEYGPQYDIELQTLLWEFLSRLVQLLPTPDLAQTMAWLGTAPSVLDDCAHVISHPADLKSLLQHHKRLGHLEQHVPPCAMGDCILSSLSIPPHSRTMISTEQTTCDNQSEPLEEFVDDFEVEIVTLTDYEEVELGLGQEEVEDGNDDEAQTMEDEEEPKEMPAEDVEEEEKVMEDHEEGDLESNSHLEEAENDSASAHHQTSSGPHICSVCEKSFKFTSALIAHQVIHTGERPYVCHLCGRCFSFRQSLDRHKQTHKDGRVSTV; encoded by the exons ATGCAG CACATTCTGGAGTTGTGTCGCAGTGAGCATCCTGTAGAACCTCAGGTCATCTTAACCCAGCTGTACATGATTCAACCACTTACCCACTTCAGTAATGAT GTAAGTGACACAGAGGTGGAGTCGTCAGAGACTCATTTTCTGGAGCTGGTCCAGACCCTGCTTAAAGACCCTGATGAGAGAGAGCATTTTTTCACA GAGATATTCCCAGTGGAGTATGGACCACAATATGACATCGAGCTGCAAACTCTACTGTGGGAGTTCCTGTCCAGATTGGTTCAACTGCTACCGACCCCTGACCTCGCACAG ACAATGGCATGGCTCGGTACTGCCCCCTCAGTCTTGGATGATTGTGCCCATGTTATATCTCATCCAGCAGATCTGAAGAGTCTTCTCCAGCACCATAAACGTCTTGGACATTTGGAGCAACATG TACCCCCCTGCGCCATGGGCGACtgcatcctgtcctctctctccatcccgccACACAGTAGAACCATGATCAGCACTGAGCAGACCACCTGTGACAACCAGTCAGAACCCTTGGAGGAGTTTGTGGATGACTTCGAGGTGGAAATTGTAACTCTGACCGATTATGAAGAGGTTGAATTAGGTTTGGgtcaggaggaggtggaggatgggAACGATGACGAAGCACAGACCATGGAGGACGAAGAAGAGCCTAAAGAAATGCCCGCTGAAgatgtggaggaagaggagaaagtgATGGAGGACCATGAAGAGGGGGACTTGGAGAGCAACTCGCATCTAGAAGAAGCTGAGAATGACTCAGCATCCGCCCATCACCAAACATCCTCTGGGCCCCACATCTGCTCAGTCTGTGAGAAGAGCTTCAAGTTTACCTCTGCACTAATAGCCCATCAGGTCATCCATACAGGAGAGCGCCCGTATGTGTGCCATCTGTGCGGACGGTGTTTCTCCTTCAGGCAGTCTCTGGACAGGCACAAACAGACACATAAGGATGGGCGCGTTTCGACTGTTTAA
- the LOC127906022 gene encoding zinc finger protein 286A-like isoform X1: protein MAGGATARCHELCNAGRVCLLVTEMVPELLIYRHRAQLILGLRARHILELCRSEHPVEPQVILTQLYMIQPLTHFSNDVSDTEVESSETHFLELVQTLLKDPDEREHFFTEIFPVEYGPQYDIELQTLLWEFLSRLVQLLPTPDLAQTMAWLGTAPSVLDDCAHVISHPADLKSLLQHHKRLGHLEQHVPPCAMGDCILSSLSIPPHSRTMISTEQTTCDNQSEPLEEFVDDFEVEIVTLTDYEEVELGLGQEEVEDGNDDEAQTMEDEEEPKEMPAEDVEEEEKVMEDHEEGDLESNSHLEEAENDSASAHHQTSSGPHICSVCEKSFKFTSALIAHQVIHTGERPYVCHLCGRCFSFRQSLDRHKQTHKDGRVSTV from the exons ATGGCAGGTGGTGCAACAGCGAGATGCCATGAATTATGCAATGCTGGCAGAGTTTGTCTCCTGGTGACAGAGATGGTCCCTGAGTTGCTGATCTATAGGCACAGGGCCCAACTTATTTTGGGATTGCGAGCAAGG CACATTCTGGAGTTGTGTCGCAGTGAGCATCCTGTAGAACCTCAGGTCATCTTAACCCAGCTGTACATGATTCAACCACTTACCCACTTCAGTAATGAT GTAAGTGACACAGAGGTGGAGTCGTCAGAGACTCATTTTCTGGAGCTGGTCCAGACCCTGCTTAAAGACCCTGATGAGAGAGAGCATTTTTTCACA GAGATATTCCCAGTGGAGTATGGACCACAATATGACATCGAGCTGCAAACTCTACTGTGGGAGTTCCTGTCCAGATTGGTTCAACTGCTACCGACCCCTGACCTCGCACAG ACAATGGCATGGCTCGGTACTGCCCCCTCAGTCTTGGATGATTGTGCCCATGTTATATCTCATCCAGCAGATCTGAAGAGTCTTCTCCAGCACCATAAACGTCTTGGACATTTGGAGCAACATG TACCCCCCTGCGCCATGGGCGACtgcatcctgtcctctctctccatcccgccACACAGTAGAACCATGATCAGCACTGAGCAGACCACCTGTGACAACCAGTCAGAACCCTTGGAGGAGTTTGTGGATGACTTCGAGGTGGAAATTGTAACTCTGACCGATTATGAAGAGGTTGAATTAGGTTTGGgtcaggaggaggtggaggatgggAACGATGACGAAGCACAGACCATGGAGGACGAAGAAGAGCCTAAAGAAATGCCCGCTGAAgatgtggaggaagaggagaaagtgATGGAGGACCATGAAGAGGGGGACTTGGAGAGCAACTCGCATCTAGAAGAAGCTGAGAATGACTCAGCATCCGCCCATCACCAAACATCCTCTGGGCCCCACATCTGCTCAGTCTGTGAGAAGAGCTTCAAGTTTACCTCTGCACTAATAGCCCATCAGGTCATCCATACAGGAGAGCGCCCGTATGTGTGCCATCTGTGCGGACGGTGTTTCTCCTTCAGGCAGTCTCTGGACAGGCACAAACAGACACATAAGGATGGGCGCGTTTCGACTGTTTAA
- the LOC127906022 gene encoding zinc finger protein 286A-like isoform X3: MQEIFPVEYGPQYDIELQTLLWEFLSRLVQLLPTPDLAQTMAWLGTAPSVLDDCAHVISHPADLKSLLQHHKRLGHLEQHVPPCAMGDCILSSLSIPPHSRTMISTEQTTCDNQSEPLEEFVDDFEVEIVTLTDYEEVELGLGQEEVEDGNDDEAQTMEDEEEPKEMPAEDVEEEEKVMEDHEEGDLESNSHLEEAENDSASAHHQTSSGPHICSVCEKSFKFTSALIAHQVIHTGERPYVCHLCGRCFSFRQSLDRHKQTHKDGRVSTV, encoded by the exons ATGCAG GAGATATTCCCAGTGGAGTATGGACCACAATATGACATCGAGCTGCAAACTCTACTGTGGGAGTTCCTGTCCAGATTGGTTCAACTGCTACCGACCCCTGACCTCGCACAG ACAATGGCATGGCTCGGTACTGCCCCCTCAGTCTTGGATGATTGTGCCCATGTTATATCTCATCCAGCAGATCTGAAGAGTCTTCTCCAGCACCATAAACGTCTTGGACATTTGGAGCAACATG TACCCCCCTGCGCCATGGGCGACtgcatcctgtcctctctctccatcccgccACACAGTAGAACCATGATCAGCACTGAGCAGACCACCTGTGACAACCAGTCAGAACCCTTGGAGGAGTTTGTGGATGACTTCGAGGTGGAAATTGTAACTCTGACCGATTATGAAGAGGTTGAATTAGGTTTGGgtcaggaggaggtggaggatgggAACGATGACGAAGCACAGACCATGGAGGACGAAGAAGAGCCTAAAGAAATGCCCGCTGAAgatgtggaggaagaggagaaagtgATGGAGGACCATGAAGAGGGGGACTTGGAGAGCAACTCGCATCTAGAAGAAGCTGAGAATGACTCAGCATCCGCCCATCACCAAACATCCTCTGGGCCCCACATCTGCTCAGTCTGTGAGAAGAGCTTCAAGTTTACCTCTGCACTAATAGCCCATCAGGTCATCCATACAGGAGAGCGCCCGTATGTGTGCCATCTGTGCGGACGGTGTTTCTCCTTCAGGCAGTCTCTGGACAGGCACAAACAGACACATAAGGATGGGCGCGTTTCGACTGTTTAA
- the LOC118373996 gene encoding zinc finger protein 287-like — MWEFLSRLEQLLPVPDLKQTVSWLNAGPSILEECVNSLSQPLQLKTLLQHHRELGYLDTNDPVLSLSSLHLLVPPLRLLSAAMWQVAQQRDVRHYEKLEEFVTLVTEAIPELLSHRHRAQLILGLRARLVLELCRGPADPQTIQPYLDSMPTVTPGCTGYRDAEVEASESNFVVLVQSLLKDPIERECFFQEVFPEQYGRHYDTAVQTLTWEFLSRLEQLFPVPDLKQTATWLSSAPSVLEECMQSTPENLNLILQHHKSFGHLKEPSALSSSMGDSILSSLSTPKMVVTTEPTTFVIRSESSHNSADVLGHMSLEDTDAVVVTVYTEVEVGTEVEEEIVETMNEEYVPSNASPLREEVVELKAEDMNLEMTVVEEYGYVGEEMSAAEEEMDTVSVPVEQADEAVNISEDIGTGTETEAVKKDVQDEVVADQDGQSETVIVCVNQEGKDTSQVVNFQTQQPVTSNVRRSTRLQSKTPRTWRRKKNTENKNNGEASSMVYVNSPRGREAGGSDKVTPFTCPMCAYHSLEEKSLHLHMQSIHTEEYNKPNVSWKNRAAVSPCPDNTGQIFTSIKPLLSSKTLITENSENQTGNAGIPTKAKGYHKSHTCATCGRLFTRSSDVRRHQLTHTGERPFHCSQCDRTFQHSWDLTKHEKKHGGTSISFPCQQCGSSFANLRSLTAHHRSSHLGESDLPHLCSICGKSFPSSSELLEHRKSHGTSLQYICQQCGESFHSLLARSQHRQTHLVKRQFKCPHCDKSYTRKADVKRHMFSHSGERPHQCNQCGRCFSFLFLLKKHQIVHTGERPFQCSYCPKRFTLISILSRHERMHTGRDPSSALSVGRAFCPRGAVQAPPLPH, encoded by the exons ATGTGGGAGTTTCTCTCCAGGCTGGAGCAGCTCCTTCCAGTACCAGACCTCAAACAG ACAGTGTCTTGGCTCAATGCTGGACCCTCTATCTTGGAAGAGTGTGTCAACTCTCTATCTCAGCCTCTGCAGTTGAAGACTCTACTGCAACATCATAGAGAACTAGGATATTTGGACACCAATG ATCCAGTTCTCAGTCTTTCTTCTCTGCACCTCCTGGTTCCACCCTTGCGGCTCCTGTCTGCTGCCATGTGGCAGGTGGCTCAGCAAAGAGATGTGAGGCACTATGAGAAGTTGGAGGAGTTTGTGACTCTGGTGACAGAGGCCATTCCAGAGCTGCTGAGCCACAGACATAGAGCTCAGCTCATTCTAGGTCTGAGAGCACGG TTGGTTCTGGAGCTGTGCCGAGGCCCTGCCGACCCTCAAACCATCCAACCTTACCTGGACAGCATGCCCACTGTTACTCCAGGATGCACAGGA TACAGAGACGCAGAGGTGGAAGCATCTGAATCAAATTTTGTGGTGCTTGTCCAATCACTGCTGAAGGACCCAATCGAGAGGGAGTGCTTCTTTCAG GAGGTGTTCCCGGAACAATATGGCCGACATTATGACACAGCGGTGCAGACGTTAACATGGGAGTTCCTCTCCAGACTGGAACAACTGTTTCCAGTACCAGATCTCAAGCAG ACCGCGACATGGCTCAGCTCTGCCCCTTCAGTCCTGGAGGAGTGTATGCAGTCTACCCCAGAGAATCTGAACCTCATTCTCCAGCACCATAAGAGTTTTGGACATTTAAAAGAACCTT ctgctctctcctcctccatgggCGACagcatcctctcctctctgtccacccctaAAATGGTGGTCACCACTGAGCCGACCACTTTTGTCATCCGGTCAGAGTCGTCACATAACTCGGCAGACGTGCTGGGCCACATGTCTTTAGAGGACACTGATGCGGTAGTAGTAACAGTTTACACTGAAGTGGAGGTTGGAACAGAGGTGGAAGAAGAGATTGTAGAGACGATGAACGAGGAATACGTACCGTCAAACGCCTCTCCACTGCGGGAGGAGGTGGTTGAACTTAAAGCTGAGGATATGAATCTGGAGATGACAGTCGTTGAAGAATATGGCTACGTGGGGGAGGAGATGAGTGCAGccgaggaagagatggacacagtgAGTGTTCCGGTGGAGCAAGCAGATGAAGCTGTTAATATCAGTGAAGACATTGGAACTGGGACAGAGACTGAAGCAGTCAAAAAAGATGTCCAAGATGAGGTGGTGGCAGATCAGGACGGCCAATCAGAGACTGTGATTGTATGTGTGAACCAGGAAGGGAAGGACACGTCCCAAGTGGTCAACTTTCAAACCCAACAACCTGTGACGTCAAATGTGAGGCGGTCTACACGGCTGCAGTCGAAGACGCCAAGAACTTGGAGGAGGAAAAAGAACACTGAGAACAA GAACAACGGTGAGGCCTCAAGCATGGTTTATGTCAACTCACCCAGGGGAAGAGAAGCCG GTGGATCTGACAAGGTGACCCCCTTTACCTGCCCTATGTGTGCCTACCACAGTCTGGAGGAAAAGAGCCTTCACCTCCACATGCAAAGCATTCACACAGAGGAGTACAACAAGCCCAATGTGTCTTGGAAAAACAGAGCAGCGGTTTCACCATGTCCTGACAACACTGGCCAGATATTCACATCAATCAAACCTCTCCTTTCTTCAAAAACTTTAATAACCGAAAACTCTGAGAATCAAACCGGTAATGCTGGGATTCCCACGAAAGCAAAAGGCTACCATAAGTCCCACACATGTGCCACGTGCGGTAGGCTCTTCACTCGCTCCTCCGATGTGAGGAGACACCAGCTCACCCACACGGGTGAGAGACCTTTCCACTGCTCTCAATGCGACAGGACCTTCCAGCATTCGTGGGACCTGACCAAGCATGAGAAGAAACATGGTGGGACATCCATCTCTTTCCCCTGCCAGCAGTGCGGGAGCTCCTTTGCCAACCTCCGCTCTCTGACAGCCCACCACAGAAGTTCCCACCTGGGCGAGAGCGACCTACCCCACCTCTGCTCCATCTGTGGCAAGagcttcccctcctcctctgagtTGCTGGAGCACAGAAAGAGCCACGGGACCAGCCTTCAGTACATCTGCCAGCAGTGTGGCGAAAGCTTCCACTCCCTGCTGGCTCGCTCCCAACACCGGCAGACCCACCTGGTCAAGCGGCAGTTCAAGTGCCCGCACTGCGACAAGAGCTATACGCGCAAAGCTGATGTGAAGAGGCACATGTTCTCCCACAGCGGCGAACGACCGCACCAGTGCAACCAGTGTGGGAGATGCTTTTCCTTCCTCTTCCTGCTCAAGAAACACCAAATAGTTCACACGGGCGAGAGGCCTTTCCAGTGCTCCTACTGTCCCAAGAGGTTCACATTGATATCCATCCTGAGCAGACATGAGAGAATGCACACCGGGAGAGACCCTTCCTCTGCtctcagtgtgggaagagctttCTGTCCCAGGGGAGCTGTCCAAGCACCACCGCTCCCACACTGA